The genomic DNA CCGCGCGCCGGACGGGATCCGTGGCGACGTACGGCTGTTCGACGCGTTCAGGGGGCCGCACTGGACGCTGCTGGCGGTCGGCACGGAGGCGGAACTGCCGACGCTCGCCGGTGCCCGCACGGTCCGGATTCCGGCGTACGAGGAGTACGGCGCCGGCGTCTTCCTCGTCCGGCCCGACGGGTATGTGGGCTGGGCGGGCAGGACGGCGGCGGGACTGACGGAGTACGCGGCCCGGGTGGCTGTCGCCTAGGCGCCGGCCAGTGTCAGCTTCACGGCGAAGCCCAGGAAGAGGGCGCCCGCGGCGGTCGTGGCCCCCGCGGAGAGCCGCTTGCGTCGGCGGAAGGCGGCCGCCAGCTTCGTGCCGCTGAAGATCAGCGCGGTGAGGTACAGGAAGCTCGCCAGCTGGGCGAAGGCGCCGAGGACGACGAAGGACAGGGCCGGGTAGGCGTACCCCGGGTCGACGAACTGAACGAAGAAGGCGACGAAGAACAGGATCGCCTTCGGGTTGAAGAGGCTGACGACGAACGCCCGCCGGAAGGGCCGCTCTCCGGCGACCGGCGCGACGGGTGCCCGGGCCGCGTCCGCCCGGTCCCGGCGGGTCCGCCACATCTCCCACGCGGCCCGCAGCATGCCGAACGCGAGCCAGGTCAGATACCCGGCCCCGGCGTACTTCACGATCCCGAACAGCAGGGCGTTCGCCTGGAGCAGCGAGGCGACTCCGGCCGCGGACAGCGTCATCAGCACGGTGTCACCGCACCAGACGCCCGCGGCTGCCGTGTATCCGGCGCGTACGCCCTTGCGGGCGGCGACGGACAACACGTACAGCGAGTTCGGACCGGGGAGCAGGACGATCAGGACAAGGCCTGCGAGGTAGGTGGGGAGATCGGTGACACCAAACATGAAAGGGAGTGTCGCACGCGCGTACGACACTCCGCCTTCGGGTGTCGCGGGTCAGTCCGTTGTCCGCCCCCGATCACCCATAAGGAGAAATTGCGCAGGTCAGAACGCGTCCGACGGCACGTAGGTCCCCCAGACCTCCCGCAGCGCGTTGCACACCTCGCCCACCGTGGCGCGGGCGCGCAGGGCGTCCTTCATCGGGTAGAGGACGTTGTCCGTGCCCTCGGCCGCCTTCTTCAGGTCGGCGAGGGCGGCGTCGACGGCCGACCGGTCGCGCTCGGCGCGGAGTTTGGCGAGGCGTTCCGCCTGCTGGGCCTCGATGGCCGGGTCGACACGGAGGGGCTCGTAGGGCTCTTCCGCCTCGAGCTGGAAGCGGTTGACGCCGACCACCACCCGCTCGCCCGAGTCCGTCTCCTGGGCGATGCGGTACGCGGAGCGCTCGATCTCGCCCTTCTGGAAGCCGCGCTCGATCGCGTTGACCGCGCCGCCCAGCTCCTCCACCTTCGCCATCAGCTCGACCGTCGCGGCCTCCACCTCGTCCGTCATCTTCTCGACGACGTAGCTGCCCGCGAAGGGGTCGACCGTCGCCGTGACGTCCGTCTCGTACGCCAGCACCTGCTGGGTGCGCAGGGCGAGGCGCGCGGACTTGTCCGTGGGCAGCGCGATCGCCTCGTCGAACGAGTTCGTGTGCAGCGACTGCGTACCGCCGAGCACCGCGGCCAGGCCCTGGACCGCCACCCGGACCAGGTTCACCTCCGGCTGCTGGGCCGTCAGCTGCACGCCGGCCGTCTGCGTGTGGAAGCGCAGCATCAGCGACTTGGGGTTCTTGGCGCCGAACTCGTCGCGCATCACGCGGGCCCAGATCCGCCTGGCCGCACGGAACTTGGCGACCTCTTCGAGGATCGTCGTACGGGAGACGAAGAAGAAGGACAGGCGCGGGGCGAAGTCGTCCACGTCCATGCCCGCGGCCACGGCCGTACGGACGTACTCGATGCCGTCCGCCAGCGTGAACGCGATCTCCTGCGCCGGGGACGCGCCCGCCTCCGCCATGTGGTAGCCGGAGATCGAGATCGTGTTCCACTTCGGGATCTCGGTCTTGCAGTACTTGAAGATGTCGGCGATCAGCCGCAGGGAGGGCTTGGGCGGGAAGATGTACGTGCCCCGCGCGATGTACTCCTTGAGGACGTCGTTCTGGATCGTGCCCGTCAGCCGGTCCGCCGGAACGCCCTGTTCCTCGCCGACCAGCTGGTACATGAGCAGGAGCAGCGCGGCCGGAGCGTTGATCGTCATCGACGTCGACACCTTGTCCAGCGGGATCCCGCCGAGGAGCACCCGCATGTCCTCGACCGAGTCGATCGCGACGCCCACCTTGCCGACCTCGCCGTGCGCGATCGGGGCATCGGAGTCGTGGCCCATCTGGGTGGGGAGGTCGAACGCGACCGACAGACCCATCGTGCCGTTCGCGATCAGCTGCTTGTAGCGCGCGTTGGACTCCACCGCCGTGCCGAAGCCGGCGTACTGCCGCATCGTCCAGGGCCGACCCGTGTACATGGACGGGTACACACCACGTGTGAAGGGGTACGCGCCGGGCGTCCCCAGCTTCTGGGCCGGATCCCAGCCCTCCAGCGCCTCAGGCCCGTAGACCGGCTCGATGGGCAGTCCGGACTCCGACTCGCGCGCCATGGTGTGTGCCTCCGTGTTGCTTGCCGACTCGTTGGTTACTCGCCAGTACAGACGACCTCGCGACGGACTGTAGCGGCGCCCGTGCGCCCGGTGGAGGGCCCCACGCTGGGACCTTGCTCACAGCAGCCCTACCACCCTGACCGCACATCTGCCGCTCCTGACCACAACCATGCCGCGTAGTTCGCGACGGGTCACGCGCGGGGAACACTTCAGGGGGCGGAGTAGGGGGCGGTGACCGGCATGACCATTGAGACAGCGGGGGTTGGTATGCGTACCAAGGGCATGGCGGGAAGATCGATGGCCGCCCTCGTGGCGCTCGTCGCGGTCTGCGGCTGCACGGCACAGGGCGTGGACGCGGACGGCAAACACCGCTCACCCGTGCACATCGACCTCCCGCGCACCCCGACGGCGAGCCACCCGCCGACGGCGAGCCGCACACCGGCCGGCGACAAGCCGAGCGGCACCTCCACGCCCGTGCCCGCGCCCGCCCCCGCCAAGGTCCTCTGGTCGGCGGGCGACAAGGGCACGGCCGTACGCGAGTTGCAGGCCCGGCTGCGGCAGGTCGCCTGGCTGTTCGACGGGCCGACGGGGACGTACGACGATCTGACCGTCACCGCGGTCAGGGGCTTCCAGGGCAAACGCGGGCTGCCGCGGACCGGCGAGACGGACGCCGTGACCTGGCAGCGGCTGGTGCGGATGACGCACGAGCCGACGAAGTGGGAGCTGTACGCGCTCGGCGGGCAGCCGGCCGCCGCACCGGACCCGCGCTGCATGACGGGCCGGGCGCTGTGCATCAGCAAGACGAGCCGGACGCTCCGCTGGATGATCGACGGAAAGACCGTCTCGACGATGGCGGTGCGCTTCGGCGCGCAGTACACGCCCACCCGTGAAGGTGTGTTCAGCGTCTACTGGAAGTCCCGTCACCATGTGTCGACGCTCTACGACTCACCCATGCCGTACGCGATGTTCTTCAGCGGCGGCCAGGCCGTGCACTACTCGTACGACTTCGCGGCCCGCGGCTACGCGGGCGGCTCGCACGGCTGCGTCAACGTACGGGACGAGGTGAAGATCGCGGCGCTGTTCGCGCAGGTCCGTACCGGGGACAAGGTCGTCGTCTACTGGTGAGGTGCGGGACGTGGGACTGAGACGAAGCCATTTTGTGTGACCTGCGTCACGCCAGGCATAGAAATGCACGGCCGCACGCGTCTTGGAGAGAGACGGGGGATGCAACGGGGGAGGCGGGGGCGCGGGCGGGACCGGGGGAACGTGTCCCGCCCGCGCCAACATGCACGGAGCCGTGGGTACGGGGGGAACCCCGGCTCCGTGCGACGGCCGATGACCAGTCGGCTCACTCATTACTGCGCCACCGCGGGCGAAAGTGTCACACCCGCGCGGAAGAAAAGTCCGAGGGCAACGAAACCGCAGGTCAACTGGGGTACGGAGCGGGTCTTCGCAGCTCAGGCGGGCGCACTCGCGCGCGGCGGGCC from Streptomyces avermitilis MA-4680 = NBRC 14893 includes the following:
- the leuE gene encoding leucine efflux protein LeuE, with the protein product MFGVTDLPTYLAGLVLIVLLPGPNSLYVLSVAARKGVRAGYTAAAGVWCGDTVLMTLSAAGVASLLQANALLFGIVKYAGAGYLTWLAFGMLRAAWEMWRTRRDRADAARAPVAPVAGERPFRRAFVVSLFNPKAILFFVAFFVQFVDPGYAYPALSFVVLGAFAQLASFLYLTALIFSGTKLAAAFRRRKRLSAGATTAAGALFLGFAVKLTLAGA
- a CDS encoding acyl-CoA mutase large subunit family protein; its protein translation is MARESESGLPIEPVYGPEALEGWDPAQKLGTPGAYPFTRGVYPSMYTGRPWTMRQYAGFGTAVESNARYKQLIANGTMGLSVAFDLPTQMGHDSDAPIAHGEVGKVGVAIDSVEDMRVLLGGIPLDKVSTSMTINAPAALLLLMYQLVGEEQGVPADRLTGTIQNDVLKEYIARGTYIFPPKPSLRLIADIFKYCKTEIPKWNTISISGYHMAEAGASPAQEIAFTLADGIEYVRTAVAAGMDVDDFAPRLSFFFVSRTTILEEVAKFRAARRIWARVMRDEFGAKNPKSLMLRFHTQTAGVQLTAQQPEVNLVRVAVQGLAAVLGGTQSLHTNSFDEAIALPTDKSARLALRTQQVLAYETDVTATVDPFAGSYVVEKMTDEVEAATVELMAKVEELGGAVNAIERGFQKGEIERSAYRIAQETDSGERVVVGVNRFQLEAEEPYEPLRVDPAIEAQQAERLAKLRAERDRSAVDAALADLKKAAEGTDNVLYPMKDALRARATVGEVCNALREVWGTYVPSDAF
- a CDS encoding L,D-transpeptidase family protein, with the protein product MRTKGMAGRSMAALVALVAVCGCTAQGVDADGKHRSPVHIDLPRTPTASHPPTASRTPAGDKPSGTSTPVPAPAPAKVLWSAGDKGTAVRELQARLRQVAWLFDGPTGTYDDLTVTAVRGFQGKRGLPRTGETDAVTWQRLVRMTHEPTKWELYALGGQPAAAPDPRCMTGRALCISKTSRTLRWMIDGKTVSTMAVRFGAQYTPTREGVFSVYWKSRHHVSTLYDSPMPYAMFFSGGQAVHYSYDFAARGYAGGSHGCVNVRDEVKIAALFAQVRTGDKVVVYW